Below is a window of Acidimicrobiales bacterium DNA.
TGTCGCCGTGGGCTTCGAGCAGGGAGGCCGCGGCGTAGTGCATGAGCAGCACCATTGCCGTCGACCCGCATTCCCGGCTCAGCTGCTCGATGACCTCGGCTGCTGCCCGCAGGCCCAGCCCGGCACCCCCGGCATCGGCGCCGGTGACCAGCCCGAGCATGCCTGCCCTACCCAGCGCGTCGAGCGACAGTCGAGGGAACGTGGCGTTGCGGTCGACATCGCCCGCATTCGGAGCCACGACGTCGTCGATGATGGCCGCCAGCGCGTCTGCGTACTGCATCCCGTCCTCCTAGCGATCGTGGGTTCCACCCGCCCGACCGGGCGGGAGCGACTGCTGATCCTCAGCGACGCGCCATGCGACTCACCTCCTTCCTCAGGCCGGCGAGGCTAGCCCCCCGTCAAAGTCCGAGCGATGGGGTCAGACAGCCCCTGCTCGACGAGGGTCCCTCCCCCGGAGAGGGGACAGTTGCCGAGGGGTGGAGGTGATTTCGCGACCACTCGAAACCGGTGCCGGTCGAGACGGGCTCCGAGCACCCTGGCGGCTACCAGGCTGAACTGAGCCGGACGCTGGGCTGTTTTGCTGCCGACCCTGACGAGGTCTCGAGGGGCGAGCGCTCGCCAGCCGAGTGAGGCACATCTGCCGCGGCCGGTTGGTCGTGGAGAATGAGAAGGTGGAGACGTGGGCTTCCGACCCGTTCCCCGTGTAGCCGGCCTGGTTCTGACCGGTGGAGCGAGCCGACGCATGGGCCGGGATAAAGCCGCCATCGTCATCGAGGGAATGTCCTGCGCCGAGCGGGTTGCTCGATGCCTGTCGCTAGTCGCCTCTCCGGCCCTCGAGGTCGGCCCCGGTCGGTCACTGCTGCCGGCCGTGAACGAAGAACCGAGAGGACAGGGACCTCTTTGCGCCCTCGTGGCCGGATGGCATGCCCTGACCGTCCGAGGCCACCGCGACCATGTGATCGTCCTCGCCTGCGACCTTCCGCTGGTGACCGAGGCCCTGCTGAGCTTCCTGGCGTGCAGACCTGAGCACGGAAGCGTGGTGCCCGTTGTCCATGGCCGAGCCCAGCCGCTGTGCGCTCGCTTCAGCAGTGTGGCGCTCGACAACGCAGCGCGGGCGGTGTCGGCCGGCTACCGGTCGCTTGCTCCGCTCCTCGAGGGGGACGACGTCACATGGCTGGAAGAACCGGACTGGGGTGAGGTGGCCGACAGTCAGGCCTTCTCAGACATCGACTCGCCGGCCGACCTGCTGAGACTGGGCTTCACGCCGACGTGACCGGGTTCGCTCGAGGACCTCGAGCAGGGCCACTACTACCGGGAGGCATAGTTCGACATGGTCGAGATCACGGGGACCGGGATATGGAGCTCGGGGCTCCGGTATGGGGATCCCGCGGAAGCTGCCGAGGCCGCGGCCGAGCTCGAGGAGCTCGGGTATTCAGCCCTGTGGATTCCCGATATCGGTGGCGACGTGTTCGGCGCTGTGGAGCGTCTCATGGTCGCTACGAGGAGAGCGACGATCGCGACGGGAATCCTCAACCTCTGGATGCACTCGCCCGGGGAGACGGCAAGCGCGCACGATCGCCTGGCTGGCGCACACGGAGACCGGTTCCTGGTCGGCATCGGCGTCAGCCACGCCCCGCTGATCGATTCCATCGAGCCAGGCCGGTACGGTAAGCCGATTGCGGCGATGTCGGCGTTCCTCGACGGGCTCGATTCGGCACCGGCTCCGCTTGCGCCAGCCGAACGGGTGCTGGCCGCGCTGGGACCGAAGATGCTCGAACTGGCTCGCAGCCGGTGTGCGGGCGCCCACCCTTACAACGTGACTCCGGAGCACACGGCCCTGGCTCGAGAAGCGGTAGGACCATCCAAGCTGGTCCTCCCCGAGCAGGCGGTCGCCTTGACCACTGATCCTGACCTCGCTCGCAAGCTCGGCCGCGACCATCTCGCCACCTACATGACGCTGCCGAACTACACCAACAACCTGCGGCGGCTCGGCTTCAGCGACGGCGACTTCGGCGCCGGCGGCAGTGACCGGCTCATCGACGCCCTGGTGGCCTGGGGCGACGACACCGCCATCGAGGCCCGGATCCGTCAACACCGAGACGCGGGAGCGAACCACGTGTGCATCCAGGTCCTCAGCGATGAGGGAATGCTGCCACGGGAGGCGTGGAGAGCGCTTGCTCCGATAGTGGCGAGTTAGCCCGGAGGCAGGAATCTCATGGGACAGGAAGGTGTCCCACCAACCCCTGCTGTATGCCGCCGGGCGCGCCCAGGCTCACGAGGAATTGGTTGAAGCTGACCCCAACCGCCGTCGAGACACCCTCGACCCCGCTCACGGCACCTTCGGTTCGCGCCAACGCGTCTCCAAGCTTCCCTCCGAAGACACCCCCGCCCGCCCAACCGATCTCCAAGTTCGGGTACGCGTCGTGGAGGATTCCGACCACGTCGCCAGCACTGACGTGCTGGCCGACGCGGACGGTAGGAGTGACGTTCTCTGCGTAGTACACCAACTGTCCGCGGAACTGCCCTTGGTCGAGCTGGAGGGCGATGAATGCACCTCCGGGCCAGCCCGCCTCGGACGTCAGTCGGATGGTGCCGCTACCAACAGCCAACAGCGGACCGGTTCCGCCGTAGTCAACCCCTTGGTCAATGCGCTTTGGTCGAAGGTTCGCGATCTGGGCGAGAGGATTGACGTAGCCAAGCGGGGGGAGGGGATGGGGTGCGCTCGGCTGTGTTGCCGGGCTCAGCGGTGCCGTCGGGGCCGGTGCGGCGGTCCCGGGGGGAGGAGATGCGAGCACAGCCACGTTCGGGCCAGGGGGCATGGTCCTGCGGAGCTCGCGCCCGGTCGAGTGACCCCCACCGACGACAGCGGCGCCGTCCACCGAGCGGCCGGCGGCCAGAGCGAGCGTCGACGGGCCGGGGATGATGCCGGTGGCGAGCCCGCTGCCGATGGCCATCAGCGCCGCCGAGTAGGCGAGCAGGCCCCTTCTCATGGTGCCCGGAGTCGTGGCCGAGGCGGGCTCTGTGAACACCGCGAGCCGACTGCACCGCTCCTGCAGGAGGCGGACCAACGGGAGCGCCACGGCCTCGGCTGCCAGGGCCAGGCGGGCAGCCACCCGTACAGGGAAGAAGGGTGAGACTGTGGCCCGCTCGACGGTCTCGGCCAGTCCCGCGTCGATGAGGCAGTCAACCTTGGCGGTTCCGGCCACCCCGGCCCCGTCCAAAAGACGCTCGCCCAGACGCATCGGCCGAGGCCGCTTTCGCACGAGGCGCTCGCTTCGCCGCTCGTGCAGCTATGTCCTGCCTGCTCGGATCACAAATATGACGAAACGGTCAGGTTTGGCTGGCCGGCGGGGTCGCCGCACCCCGGCGACCGGTAGGGGGGTCGCGCAACTGCGCCCCTTATCCCCCGTTTAGGGGTAATCTTCCTCCAAGGAGGGGAGAGGTGGCTTGCTGCTCCCCTCATGTGAGGGGGAGAAATGAGACCTCGTCAGCGGAGGGCATGGTTCCGCCACTGCGGGTTGTGCGGTGGGGTTGATGATCGCCGGTCGTTCGGAGAGCCGGAGGACGGGATCGATTCTGGCACGGCCTGGATCTGTCAGGACTGTGGGCTCGGAGCCGAGCTCGAGTATGTCGAGCTGCCGATCGATCTGGTCTATGAGCGGCACTGAACGCGTCGCTCTCTCGTGCTAGCGATCATTGCCCAAACGCAACGCCAGGCGTAGAGCCGTACCCCGACGCCAGCGTCTCGGTCGCGGTGTAGCCGCTGTTGCTGCAGCCGTCGTAGCCGGGTCGACCCTCGCTGCTTGCTCGGGCTCGAGTCCGGCGACCAAGCAGGGAGATGTCAGCACTCCCTTCAGGCCATCGGTCGCGACGTCCGCAGCAACCACTACCACGACGTCCGCTCCGACCGTCGCCCAGGTGATCGACACGACCTACCCATCGGCTGTTCTGGGCACCAACCGCCGCGTCCTCGTCGTCCTCCCGCCGGGGTACAGCCGCGGGCAGCGATACCCCGTCGTCGAGGTGCTCCATGGGGTCCCTGGGGGCCTCCAGGAAGCGATCGGGGGTCTCAACGTGGCCCAGCTTTCCAACCAGTCGAAGACGCCGTTCATCGCGGTGGCTCCCGATGGGACAGGCCCTGCCGTCGGCGAGAGCGACTTCGCCAACACCAGCCGCCAGCCGATGGGCACGGTGACGGGCCCCGAGCTGCGGCAATGGGTGAACGCTCAGTACTCGACCAACGGGACCTGGGACGTCACCGGCCTCTCGGCGGGCGGCTACGGCGCCGCCTACCTGCCGACGCTGTCGCCGGGCGTGTACCAGCAGGCGTGCCCCATGAGCGGTTTCTTCACCGCGGAGCCGCCGGCGTTCGGCGGACAATCCGCCGCCGCGAAGCAGGTCGGCTCCCCGATCCTGCACGTCTCGAGCCGCGGTCCGCGCACCCTGGTCGTGTCCGGATCGAACGACCAGGAGTCACTCGACGAGGCCCACCGCTACATCGCGGCCATGAACACCGCCGGGCAATCGAACAGCGGCCTTGTCATCAATCCCGGTGCGCACGAGCTCCCCGTGTGGACACGAGGGATCAAGCAGTGCCTGTCGTTCTTCTTCCCGGCCTCGGGGTTGAGCCCGTAGCCCTCAGTCCTTCGCACCTGGCATGGACAAGGGCGGGCCGCCGGTGTGGTGACCGATCACGCTCCTCCGGCCCGGCTCGAGTCGAGGATCTTCGAGCTATTCGATATCCGGCCGTTGGTGAGCGGTTCGTGGTGAATCGCTGGTCGTCTCCAACTCGAACCACACACTCTTGCCGCGGATGCCCTCGTTGACGCCCCAGGAGGTGGCGAGGGCGTCTACGACCTGGAGGCCGCGGCCATGTGCCTCGAGTGGCGGCAACGTCTCACTGTG
It encodes the following:
- a CDS encoding acyl-CoA dehydrogenase family protein is translated as MQYADALAAIIDDVVAPNAGDVDRNATFPRLSLDALGRAGMLGLVTGADAGGAGLGLRAAAEVIEQLSRECGSTAMVLLMHYAAASLLEAHGD
- a CDS encoding molybdenum cofactor guanylyltransferase; the encoded protein is MGFRPVPRVAGLVLTGGASRRMGRDKAAIVIEGMSCAERVARCLSLVASPALEVGPGRSLLPAVNEEPRGQGPLCALVAGWHALTVRGHRDHVIVLACDLPLVTEALLSFLACRPEHGSVVPVVHGRAQPLCARFSSVALDNAARAVSAGYRSLAPLLEGDDVTWLEEPDWGEVADSQAFSDIDSPADLLRLGFTPT
- a CDS encoding LLM class F420-dependent oxidoreductase translates to MVEITGTGIWSSGLRYGDPAEAAEAAAELEELGYSALWIPDIGGDVFGAVERLMVATRRATIATGILNLWMHSPGETASAHDRLAGAHGDRFLVGIGVSHAPLIDSIEPGRYGKPIAAMSAFLDGLDSAPAPLAPAERVLAALGPKMLELARSRCAGAHPYNVTPEHTALAREAVGPSKLVLPEQAVALTTDPDLARKLGRDHLATYMTLPNYTNNLRRLGFSDGDFGAGGSDRLIDALVAWGDDTAIEARIRQHRDAGANHVCIQVLSDEGMLPREAWRALAPIVAS
- a CDS encoding alpha/beta hydrolase-fold protein; translated protein: MIDTTYPSAVLGTNRRVLVVLPPGYSRGQRYPVVEVLHGVPGGLQEAIGGLNVAQLSNQSKTPFIAVAPDGTGPAVGESDFANTSRQPMGTVTGPELRQWVNAQYSTNGTWDVTGLSAGGYGAAYLPTLSPGVYQQACPMSGFFTAEPPAFGGQSAAAKQVGSPILHVSSRGPRTLVVSGSNDQESLDEAHRYIAAMNTAGQSNSGLVINPGAHELPVWTRGIKQCLSFFFPASGLSP